The DNA region TGATAAGATTCTAAGATTGGTGAGGGCAAAAAGCAATGATGACCAGGAAGAAAAGTAATCTGGTCTGCTAAAAGAAGAGTCACGGAGAATGCCGATTTATAAAAGGCCGTTGGCCCAGGTCGAAAAATGACTATCTTAGATCAACTTACCCGAAAGAGGAAAAACCTGGCGGATTATTTAATACCGCCTCTTCCTTTTCAGGCCAAAGAGGCCACCAGGGTCGGAGGCTGGCTTTCCCTGGGGTGCGCCCTGGCGCTTTTAGGCCAAAAACCCCTACTGGCCGCCTTTCTTCTTTTTCTCGTTCTCGTATTTGATGGTATTGATGGTGTCCTGGCCCGACGGGCAGGGGAAAATAATGCCGAAATTGATTGGGCCGCTGACCGGTTCAGTGAGTTTATGATCGGTTCGGCTTATCTGATTTACCACCCAGGTTGGGGCGGGATAATTTTTCTTTTGTTATTTGTAATGAATAACTTCTTGCCCTGGAGAAGAATACCGGTTCTTCCCTTAAGGCAGGTGTGGTTAGTTATATTAGTTTCCATTTTTTGTAGATAGCATTAAAAAAGGGGTAACCGTTCAGCCACAGATGCACACAGATGAAAGACGGAAAATCCGTGAGCCGTGTCCGTGATTAGGGTCTGTCCTTAGGCTGTAGGGACAACCCTTGTGGTTGTCCGTCTACGGAACGGACATGGACAAGCACGGACAGGGACAAGCCCTGTCCCTACAC from bacterium includes:
- a CDS encoding CDP-alcohol phosphatidyltransferase family protein; the encoded protein is MTILDQLTRKRKNLADYLIPPLPFQAKEATRVGGWLSLGCALALLGQKPLLAAFLLFLVLVFDGIDGVLARRAGENNAEIDWAADRFSEFMIGSAYLIYHPGWGGIIFLLLFVMNNFLPWRRIPVLPLRQVWLVILVSIFCR